The genomic region AGGTTAATTCAAGGAAATTATGGCGAAAATATTAGTAAAACAAGTTAAAAGTCAAATCAATTGTCCTCTTTCTCAAAAGAGAACTCTTGAAGCTTTAGGTCTTAGAAGACTAGGACAAGTTGTTGCACACGATGCAAATCCTGCTATCCTTGGAATGGTAAATAAAGTTAAACACTTAGTTTCTGTAGAAGAAGCTAACTAATAACAATAACAGTTATGAATTTAAGTAACTTACAGCCAGCTGAAGGTTCAGTACACAACCAAAATAAAAGATTAGGTAGAGGAGAAGGTTCTGGTAAAGGTGGTACCGCTGCACGTGGACACAAAGGAGCTAAGTCTCGCTCTGGTTATTCTAAGAAAATTGGTTTCGAAGGAGGGCAGATGCCTTTACAGAGACGTGTACCTAAGTTTGGTTTCAAAAACATAAACAGAGTAGAATATCAAGGTATCAATTTGGATACACTTCAGTTATTAGTTGATAACGGAGTAGTAACCGATACAGTTGATTTCGCTGTTTTAGTAGACAATCGTTTAGCAACAAAAAATAGCTTAGTAAAGATTTTAGGAAGAGGAGAGCTTAAAGCAAAACTAAAAGTAACTGCTCACAAATTTACTGCTACTGCAAAAGCGGCTATCGAAGCTGCAGGAGGAGAAGCCGTAACTTTATAATCTTTATAGACAGATGAAGAAATTTATAGAATCATTAGTAAATGTTTGGAAAATTGAGGAATTAAAAAATAAAATTTTAATTACTCTAGGGTTATTGTTAGTTTACCGTTTAGGTGCTCAGGTGACCCTTCCAGGTATTGATGCTACTAAATTGCAAAGTTTATCTAGTCAAACAGATCAAGGTATTGGTTGGTTAATCAATGTATTTACAGGTGGTGCGTTCTCGCAGGCATCTGTATTTGCATTGGGTATCATGCCGTATATTTCAGCGTCGATT from Flavobacterium sp. WV_118_3 harbors:
- the rplO gene encoding 50S ribosomal protein L15, whose product is MNLSNLQPAEGSVHNQNKRLGRGEGSGKGGTAARGHKGAKSRSGYSKKIGFEGGQMPLQRRVPKFGFKNINRVEYQGINLDTLQLLVDNGVVTDTVDFAVLVDNRLATKNSLVKILGRGELKAKLKVTAHKFTATAKAAIEAAGGEAVTL
- the rpmD gene encoding 50S ribosomal protein L30; amino-acid sequence: MAKILVKQVKSQINCPLSQKRTLEALGLRRLGQVVAHDANPAILGMVNKVKHLVSVEEAN